In Solanum pennellii chromosome 3, SPENNV200, a single window of DNA contains:
- the LOC107013832 gene encoding CASP-like protein 1F1, with protein sequence MNHFAIKSIETPSMKSEKHFIFAQILLRILATAFTLTAACITFKSTQTLIIFNVETDARYTYSPALKFFVYANVIGCAFSFFSLFLASIFGRTNLHKHKYFYLFIHDMIMMDLLLSACSAAATIGYVGKYGQIRSGWMPICDSVTKFCHKMTASVIFSIFGVIFYLCLTILSAYQSRKIQV encoded by the exons atgaatcacTTTGCGATCAAATCAATCGAAACCCCATCTATGAAATCTGAAAAACACTTcatttttgcccaaattttgtTGAGGATTTTGGCTACTGCATTCACTTTGACTGCCGCTTGCATAACTTTCAAAAGCACACAGACGCTCATTATTTTCAATGTTGAGACCGATGCTCGATATACATATTCTCCCGCACTCaa GTTCTTTGTCTATGCAAATGTCATTGGATGTGCcttctcatttttttctctgTTTCTTGCTTCCATCTTTGGACGTACGAATCTTCACAAACACAAGTATTTTTACCTCTTCATTCATGATATG ATTATGATGGATCTATTGCTTTCTGCATGTTCAGCAGCAGCAACAATTGGATATGTAGGGAAATATGGACAGATTCGTTCAGGATGGATGCCTATTTGTGATTCTGTTACAAAATTTTGTCATAAAATGACAGCCAGTGTTATATTCTCTATTTTTGGggttattttctatttatgtcTTACTATTCTATCAGCATATCAATCTAGAAAAATTCAAGTTTGA